The following proteins come from a genomic window of Miscanthus floridulus cultivar M001 chromosome 2, ASM1932011v1, whole genome shotgun sequence:
- the LOC136533580 gene encoding uncharacterized protein produces MQDRMRRQGQYGEADINSMVAAQLHHYQAQQRVQQHPENSYSGREPAQASGEHQYTPPKVRQSQWDRGGPNVPSQVQSYAYNEGQGAGGAQSFYDGKRSDSKPGLEKQSSKESRDQPHTDRTETRYENYNLPRTFEGLEQSFHEDITLLSKELQDAEDAENSRHMERLKEINTQYQEKLLALRARQANYRDEFLRKESLARQQQYQHASMSHYANNSTPGEQHGYHPTALPGEQHGYNPTAAGTPPVAAGGAYREAHRGYASGQYESFSDRPDYPEFHGGGRGRGRGSEHRGQYPSARAYNSGGRRF; encoded by the exons ATGCAAGATAGAATGAGACGGCAGGGGCAATACGGTGAAGCAGATATCAACTCCATGGTTGCTGCCCAGTTGCATCACTACCAGGCACAGCAAAGGGTACAGCAACACCCTGAGAATAGCTACAGTGGAAGAGAACCTGCACAAGCTTCTGGGGAGCATCAGTACACTCCCCCGAAGGTGAGACAGAGTCAATGGGATCGAGGTGGACCAAATGTTCCAAGCCAGGTTCAGTCATATGCATATAACGAAG GACAAGGTGCCGGAGGTGCACAATCCTTTTACGATGGCAAGAGATCTGATTCAAAGCCTGGTCTAGAAAAGCAGTCCAGTAAGGAGTCTAGGGACCAACCTCATACTGatcggactgaaacaagatatgAGAATTATAATCTTCCTCGGACATTTGAAGGTCTTGAACAAAGTTTTCACGAAGACATTACTTTGCTATCCAAGGAACTACAGGATGCAGAGGATGCTGAAAATTCTAGACACATGGAG AGATTGAAGGAGATAAATACACAATACCAGGAGAAACTATTAGCACTTCGAGCTCGGCAAGCAAACTATAGAGATGAGTTCCTGCGTAAGGAATCTCTAGCACGCCAGCAACAGTACCAGCACGCCAGCATGAGCCATTATGCCAATAATTCCACGCCTGGGGAACAGCATGGTTATCACCCAACAGCATTGCCTGGGGAGCAGCATGGTTATAATCCTACAGCAGCAGGCACACCTCCTGTTGCTGCTGGAGGTGCTTACAGAGAGGCTCATCGGGGTTATGCATCTGGCCAGTATGAATCCTTTAGCGATCGTCCAGATTACCCAGAGTTCCATGGTGGGGGCAGAGGTCGTGGTCGTGGTTCTGAACACCGTGGTCAATACCCTAGTGCTCGTGCTTATAACTCTGGTGGCCGGCGATTCTAG